AGTTGAAAACTGTTCCACCAATCAAGTTTACGGGAACATCCAATGGATATTTCAACACTGGTGGGAAAATGTTCTGGATAGAAAAATCAGGAAACGACTGGAAAGTAAAGAATTCAGTGGTGGTAGATCAGGATGCTGCCAATGTGAAAATGTTTGGTGATGGGCAGACTTTTGCCTTTACAGTAAAGAATAATTTATTTGTGAATAAAAACGGCAAAACCATTGCGGTAACCAATGAAGCCAATGAAAATATAATCAGTGGTCAGGCCGTTCACAGAAACGAATTCGGAATTGATACAGGAATTTTCCCTGCTCCAAATTCTGAAAGTGTAGCTTTCTACAAAATGGATCAGACGATGGTAGCAGATTACCCGATTATTGATTGGTCTGTAACGCCAGCCGTTAATCATAACATGAAGTACCCAATGGCTGGGCAGGCTTCACATCAGGTAACATTAGGGGTTTTCAATATCAAAACTCAGGCAACCACTTTTCTAAAGGTTGAGGGTGAGAAAGATCAATATCTAACGGCTATCACATGGAGTCCTGATTCAAAATATATCTTTGTAGGTGTATTAAACAGAGGCCAGAATCACATGAAAATGAACCAATATGATGCTGCTACCGGAACATTGGTGAAAACATTATTTGAAGAAACAGACAGCAAGTATGTTGAGCCACAACATCCGCTTACATTCTTCCCTAATTCAAATACCGATTTCATCTGGCAAAGTCAGAGAACAGGATACAATCATTTGTTCCATTACAATCTGGATAAAGGATTGGTCGCTCAAATTACAAAAGGAGACTGGTTAGTAACCGATATCTTAGGATTCAACGATAAGAAAAAGGAAATTTATTTTACTTCAACAAAAGAAACTCCTTTAGAAAGACATTTATATAGAATTAACTGGACGAATTTCAAAATGCAGAGACTTGACAGCAGTGAAGGGATGCACACCGGAGTTCTAAGCAGTGATGGGAACCATTTATATGATGTTTACAGTAATGCAAATTCTCCGAGAGTAGGAGATATCATCAATACAACAAATTTAAAATCTACAAATATTCTTACTTCTGAAAATCCATTAAAGAACTATCAGAGACCGGAAATTAAAAATGTAGAATTAAAAGCTGATGATGGAACACCATTATACGGTAAAGTGATCCTGCCAACG
This genomic interval from Chryseobacterium joostei contains the following:
- a CDS encoding S9 family peptidase; translation: MKLHKFSLLMLVVGSSAFAQTQKFTMAEAVNGMRTNLAVKNISQFSWSADGKSYIQAVKGGYLATDLKTNKQDTLVSLTQLNRQFINDKLKTVPPIKFTGTSNGYFNTGGKMFWIEKSGNDWKVKNSVVVDQDAANVKMFGDGQTFAFTVKNNLFVNKNGKTIAVTNEANENIISGQAVHRNEFGIDTGIFPAPNSESVAFYKMDQTMVADYPIIDWSVTPAVNHNMKYPMAGQASHQVTLGVFNIKTQATTFLKVEGEKDQYLTAITWSPDSKYIFVGVLNRGQNHMKMNQYDAATGTLVKTLFEETDSKYVEPQHPLTFFPNSNTDFIWQSQRTGYNHLFHYNLDKGLVAQITKGDWLVTDILGFNDKKKEIYFTSTKETPLERHLYRINWTNFKMQRLDSSEGMHTGVLSSDGNHLYDVYSNANSPRVGDIINTTNLKSTNILTSENPLKNYQRPEIKNVELKADDGTPLYGKVILPTNFDPNKKYPTIVYLYNGPHLQLITNSFPASGNLWYEYMAQNGYIIFTMDGRGSSNRGMKFEQAVFRNLGTTEMNDQMKGVDYLKSLPYVDAERMGIHGWSFGGFMTTSFMLRKPDVFKVGVAGGPVIDWSMYEIMYGERYMDTPQENPQGYAAANLLDKVQNLKGKLLMIHGAQDDVVVWQHSIKFIKSAVDNGVQLDYFAYPGHPHNVIGKDRVHLMQKITDYFNLYLKK